A genome region from Alteripontixanthobacter maritimus includes the following:
- the queF gene encoding preQ(1) synthase: MTDPAQPLHLGQTTALPASPEAAVLDYVPNPRAGTLYLVRFAAPEFTSLCPVTDQPDFAHLVIDYAPGETIVESKSLKLFLGAFRNHNGFHEDVTVGIGQRLMDEMQPRWLRIGGYWYPRGGIPIDVFWQSGTPPEGLWLPDQGVAPYRGRG, from the coding sequence ATGACCGATCCTGCGCAGCCGCTCCATCTAGGCCAGACCACCGCCTTGCCAGCGTCGCCCGAGGCGGCAGTGCTGGATTACGTGCCGAACCCGCGTGCCGGGACACTGTATCTGGTGCGGTTTGCAGCGCCGGAGTTCACCTCGCTATGCCCAGTGACGGACCAGCCCGATTTCGCGCATCTCGTGATCGATTATGCCCCTGGTGAAACGATCGTGGAATCCAAAAGCCTCAAGCTTTTCCTTGGCGCCTTCCGGAACCATAACGGCTTTCACGAGGACGTGACGGTCGGTATCGGACAGCGACTGATGGACGAGATGCAGCCACGCTGGCTGCGTATCGGCGGGTATTGGTATCCGCGCGGAGGCATCCCGATCGACGTGTTCTGGCAGTCTGGCACTCCGCCCGAAGGATTGTGGCTGCCCGATCAGGGTGTGGCCCCTTACCGCGGGCGCGGATAG
- a CDS encoding Crp/Fnr family transcriptional regulator, whose translation MSEVEISQYPLSGRFLSGRFRHAMSEHEKAVLESLFYEVAEYDTDHEILRRGTSCDFSTMLVDGFAMRTIYQNDKRYIVGAQVPGDFIDLHAFALKRLDHNLVTNGPAKVAYVKHTRLREVMETEPHLARMFWFSTLLDAAIHREWILKLQQLKAERRVAHLMCELWYRLDLVEMGLPDGFQSPMTQVDLADSCGTTAIHMNRALRDLKKQGLVEFRRGRVLCEDRRALERHSQFDPTYLYGKGDLYIGRDFENDGDGS comes from the coding sequence TTGTCCGAAGTCGAAATCAGCCAATATCCGTTATCCGGACGATTTCTGTCCGGCAGGTTCCGCCATGCCATGTCGGAACATGAGAAAGCGGTGCTGGAATCGCTGTTCTACGAAGTGGCCGAATACGACACTGACCATGAAATCCTGCGTCGCGGCACGTCCTGCGATTTTTCCACCATGCTGGTCGATGGGTTCGCAATGCGGACCATCTACCAAAACGACAAACGCTACATCGTCGGTGCGCAGGTGCCGGGCGATTTCATTGACCTGCACGCCTTCGCGCTGAAGCGGCTGGACCATAACCTTGTCACGAACGGCCCTGCGAAAGTGGCCTACGTCAAACATACTCGCCTTCGCGAAGTGATGGAAACCGAACCGCATCTGGCGCGGATGTTCTGGTTCTCCACCCTGCTGGATGCCGCCATCCACCGCGAATGGATCCTGAAGCTGCAACAGCTGAAGGCCGAACGCCGGGTCGCACATCTGATGTGTGAATTATGGTATCGGCTCGATCTGGTGGAAATGGGCCTGCCCGATGGTTTCCAAAGTCCGATGACGCAGGTCGATCTGGCCGATAGCTGCGGCACCACGGCAATCCACATGAACCGCGCGCTGCGCGACCTTAAGAAACAGGGTCTGGTGGAATTCAGGCGGGGGCGCGTGTTGTGCGAAGACCGCCGGGCGCTGGAACGGCATTCGCAATTCGACCCGACCTATCTGTACGGCAAAGGCGATCTGTATATCGGACGCGACTTCGAGAACGATGGCGACGGCTCGTAG
- a CDS encoding DUF2849 domain-containing protein → MIILTGNDLKTGAVTWWTGDGWSEEIARAVDVGDQAEAILAREEASRAVNVPYAIPAKLDNGVPRPAHIKDRVRALGPTVRMDLSNQPDNPAAAEQVT, encoded by the coding sequence ATGATTATCCTGACCGGCAACGATTTGAAGACAGGCGCCGTTACCTGGTGGACAGGCGATGGCTGGAGCGAGGAAATTGCCCGCGCTGTCGATGTCGGAGACCAGGCCGAGGCCATACTCGCGCGCGAGGAAGCCAGCCGCGCGGTCAATGTACCCTATGCCATTCCGGCAAAACTGGACAATGGCGTGCCCCGCCCCGCCCATATCAAGGACCGCGTGCGCGCGCTCGGCCCGACGGTCCGCATGGACCTGTCCAACCAACCCGATAATCCGGCCGCTGCCGAACAGGTGACGTAG
- a CDS encoding DUF2339 domain-containing protein produces MFEWLAIFALCAVTAKLWTRSETALSEARELAERVSALEWRAKRSTKAKSEPKQVRVPSLTVRTTADPQQDTATEEPAEDSERALIPTAMLASDTGRAEYVAEGANADLLTPTTEAEADGGSASSDRWIDRPNFKLPTFDFEEVFGRYLPIWAGGITLAVAGFFLVRYSIDAGLLSPGVRVALGFTFGIALIAAAEGAYRFEQRLADDRVRQALAGAGIATLFASFYMAGTLYGLIGSTVAFVGMATVTAAAIGLSFRFGLPCAVLGLVGGFAAPMMVGGEEANVPLLSLYLALVTAGLVLTGRSQQRAWLGIAAIGGGLGWGLLLLIGGLIDTGDRVAFGIYMVVLGAALPTFAAMRGESERTTPVMLRIGAAAIAALQLATMVASAGFEPLSWGLYLLLSAGVTALGWLDARFREASGIAGLIALGLLALWPDPSIGLFAPVVLAAAAIFAGVPLALMWQDRARWTDIVQVALFSPALAAIIYDQFGEYILVGEPLVALPMLALAIPPALAAWLLWPATDKDLTKRALLPACGAFLTAYLAWLAGLPVWMAPIGAFALTALAAWIAGKHVSVLLSGLLRVGGLTAIGSWALTVGVISISFDPAQITRDTRDILGALQILGVAGAAAIVAWRGQSIRWTKFFEIIAALGLFGAGAWVLPDKALGWYTAAFAIMIAWKLPVRSAAAVTFGAIAGVLALFTFAEWAEPAFASLGGVPFLMVEERFTEVGLYLAPPFAAAAGLLAFLAPDSDVRRRIVIAALSIVGLAAAHWLFKHVFWIDEDMRFDRLGLIERTVWQAGLSGAAFTAWHLRGTHRWLPAVGIVLSVTALAHFAVYTLGIHNPLWDRQAVGALPVLNWLVPAYAAGVAAILLVARTLGERRVPYWARDAALMLVISAFALSQLRQGFAGSWLTSVPITETEDLLRSLLGIVLAVGFLLWGSHTGQRSWRVGSLVLMLLAVLKVFLFDTAGLEGLARIASFMALGFSLIGIGWFYSRQLRSNGEVDGGDAEVMESGGLEQVTTTS; encoded by the coding sequence ATGTTCGAATGGCTGGCTATTTTTGCCCTTTGTGCGGTTACTGCGAAATTGTGGACCCGAAGCGAAACGGCCTTGAGCGAAGCGCGGGAGCTGGCCGAAAGAGTGAGCGCGCTGGAGTGGCGGGCGAAGCGCTCCACCAAAGCCAAAAGCGAGCCGAAACAGGTTCGCGTCCCGTCGCTAACCGTGCGGACGACGGCGGATCCGCAGCAGGATACAGCCACGGAAGAGCCAGCCGAAGATAGCGAGCGGGCGCTGATACCGACCGCGATGTTGGCGAGCGACACGGGGCGGGCAGAATATGTTGCCGAAGGAGCAAATGCTGATCTGCTGACACCCACCACTGAGGCTGAGGCTGATGGCGGATCGGCATCCTCCGATCGCTGGATCGACCGGCCAAACTTCAAGCTGCCGACATTCGATTTCGAAGAGGTTTTTGGGCGCTATTTGCCGATCTGGGCAGGCGGCATCACCCTTGCGGTCGCCGGATTTTTCCTCGTGCGTTATTCCATTGATGCGGGGCTGTTATCGCCCGGTGTTCGAGTGGCTTTGGGCTTCACTTTCGGTATCGCACTGATCGCAGCGGCGGAGGGGGCGTATCGGTTCGAGCAGCGCCTTGCTGACGACCGGGTCCGACAAGCGTTGGCAGGGGCTGGTATCGCAACACTGTTTGCCAGTTTTTACATGGCCGGGACGTTATACGGGCTAATCGGATCGACGGTGGCTTTTGTCGGCATGGCAACGGTGACGGCGGCCGCGATCGGGCTGTCGTTTCGCTTTGGCCTGCCATGCGCGGTGCTTGGACTGGTTGGCGGGTTCGCCGCGCCGATGATGGTGGGCGGCGAGGAGGCCAACGTGCCGCTGCTGTCGCTATACCTCGCTCTGGTAACGGCTGGGCTGGTCCTTACCGGACGCAGTCAGCAGCGCGCATGGCTCGGTATCGCGGCGATCGGTGGCGGGCTGGGCTGGGGTTTGCTCCTGCTGATTGGTGGGCTGATCGACACTGGCGACCGCGTGGCTTTCGGTATTTATATGGTGGTGCTGGGTGCAGCTTTGCCAACCTTCGCAGCCATGCGCGGCGAAAGCGAGCGAACCACGCCTGTGATGCTGCGCATCGGTGCTGCCGCCATCGCAGCCTTGCAACTGGCGACCATGGTAGCGAGCGCCGGGTTCGAGCCGCTTTCGTGGGGCCTGTATCTGCTGCTGAGCGCCGGAGTGACTGCGTTGGGCTGGCTGGATGCGCGTTTCCGCGAAGCAAGCGGGATCGCGGGGTTGATTGCGCTCGGCCTGCTGGCCTTGTGGCCCGATCCCTCCATCGGTTTGTTTGCGCCGGTCGTTCTGGCAGCCGCTGCGATATTTGCCGGAGTGCCGCTGGCATTGATGTGGCAGGATCGTGCGCGCTGGACCGACATCGTACAGGTTGCGCTGTTCTCGCCCGCGCTGGCCGCGATCATCTACGACCAGTTCGGCGAGTATATTCTTGTTGGGGAGCCGTTGGTTGCCCTACCGATGCTGGCTCTCGCAATACCGCCTGCGCTGGCGGCGTGGTTGCTTTGGCCGGCTACCGACAAGGATCTGACCAAGCGCGCTTTGTTGCCGGCCTGCGGGGCGTTTCTGACGGCTTATCTGGCATGGCTCGCCGGACTGCCGGTATGGATGGCGCCCATCGGAGCGTTTGCTCTCACGGCTTTGGCAGCATGGATCGCGGGGAAGCACGTCTCGGTTCTGCTTTCGGGATTATTGCGTGTGGGCGGTCTGACGGCCATCGGCAGCTGGGCACTCACAGTCGGCGTGATTTCTATCAGCTTCGATCCGGCACAAATAACCCGCGATACGCGTGACATTCTTGGAGCTTTGCAAATCTTGGGCGTCGCTGGCGCTGCGGCCATCGTTGCATGGCGAGGGCAGAGCATCCGTTGGACCAAATTCTTCGAAATAATTGCCGCACTCGGCCTGTTTGGAGCGGGCGCGTGGGTGCTGCCGGACAAAGCGCTGGGCTGGTATACGGCGGCGTTTGCCATCATGATCGCATGGAAATTGCCCGTGCGCAGTGCGGCAGCCGTTACCTTCGGTGCGATCGCGGGTGTTCTGGCCCTGTTTACCTTTGCCGAATGGGCGGAGCCCGCGTTCGCTTCGCTTGGCGGCGTACCGTTCCTGATGGTTGAGGAGCGTTTCACCGAGGTGGGGCTGTACCTCGCCCCGCCTTTTGCGGCTGCAGCAGGCTTGCTGGCGTTTCTTGCGCCCGATAGCGATGTGCGCCGACGGATCGTGATTGCAGCGCTCTCGATAGTCGGTCTGGCCGCAGCGCATTGGCTGTTCAAGCATGTGTTCTGGATCGATGAGGACATGCGTTTCGATCGGCTCGGCCTGATCGAGCGAACGGTCTGGCAGGCGGGCCTGTCGGGCGCGGCATTCACCGCGTGGCATTTGCGCGGGACGCACCGCTGGTTGCCAGCCGTCGGTATTGTGTTGTCGGTAACGGCGCTGGCGCATTTCGCGGTGTACACTCTCGGCATTCACAACCCGCTATGGGACCGGCAGGCGGTGGGCGCGCTGCCAGTGCTGAACTGGTTGGTGCCCGCTTATGCCGCCGGCGTCGCCGCGATCTTGCTGGTTGCGCGAACTTTGGGCGAACGGCGCGTTCCGTATTGGGCGCGGGATGCGGCGCTGATGTTGGTCATTTCGGCCTTTGCACTGTCCCAGTTGCGGCAAGGGTTTGCAGGCTCCTGGCTCACTTCGGTGCCAATTACAGAAACCGAGGACCTGCTGCGCTCGCTCCTTGGAATCGTGTTGGCAGTAGGTTTTCTGCTGTGGGGCAGCCATACCGGGCAGCGCAGCTGGCGCGTGGGGTCGTTGGTGCTGATGTTGCTTGCCGTGTTGAAGGTTTTCCTGTTCGACACCGCCGGGCTAGAAGGGCTGGCACGGATCGCGTCGTTCATGGCGCTTGGATTCAGCCTGATCGGGATCGGGTGGTTCTATTCGCGGCAACTTCGCAGCAACGGCGAGGTTGATGGCGGCGATGCGGAAGTGATGGAATCGGGCGGGTTGGAACAAGTCACGACGACGTCGTAA
- a CDS encoding sulfurtransferase — translation MEQLVDTSWLAARLDAADLVILDASAHLPNAGRDAKAEFAAAHIKHARFLDLGSWKDAGSPVPAALPNPAQVASRMAMLGISPDQRIVLYDDSNLKSSARAWFILRRAGYDRVTVLDGGLAKWKVDGGAMEAGKVSHARIAEKPVPSSGELAVRTKAEMLQNCETQAAQVVDARDTGRFAGVTADTVHDLPGGHIPGARNVPFAHVLNDDGTYKRGEALRAAFTSAGIDLDRPVITSCGSGMTASVLLFALHLLGKTDVALYDGSWMEWGSDPDTPKETGAA, via the coding sequence ATGGAACAACTGGTCGACACATCCTGGCTTGCCGCGCGACTGGACGCAGCCGACCTCGTCATACTGGATGCCAGCGCGCATCTTCCGAATGCCGGCCGCGATGCGAAGGCAGAGTTTGCGGCTGCACACATAAAGCACGCGCGCTTCCTCGATCTTGGATCATGGAAGGATGCCGGGTCACCTGTTCCTGCGGCCCTGCCCAATCCCGCGCAGGTCGCCAGCCGTATGGCCATGCTCGGCATTTCTCCCGATCAGCGCATCGTGTTGTACGACGATAGCAACCTAAAAAGCTCCGCCCGCGCGTGGTTCATCCTGCGCCGCGCCGGATATGATCGGGTTACGGTGCTGGATGGCGGGCTGGCGAAATGGAAGGTTGATGGCGGGGCGATGGAGGCCGGAAAAGTATCCCACGCTCGTATTGCGGAAAAACCAGTACCCAGTTCCGGCGAACTGGCTGTACGGACCAAGGCTGAAATGCTGCAGAACTGTGAGACGCAGGCGGCGCAAGTGGTGGACGCCCGCGACACGGGCCGGTTTGCCGGAGTCACTGCCGACACTGTGCATGACCTGCCCGGCGGCCATATCCCCGGCGCGCGCAATGTACCGTTTGCGCATGTGCTGAACGATGATGGTACCTATAAACGCGGCGAAGCCCTGCGCGCCGCCTTCACCTCCGCTGGTATCGACCTCGATCGTCCCGTCATCACCAGCTGTGGCAGCGGGATGACGGCTTCGGTGCTGCTGTTCGCGCTCCATCTGCTCGGCAAGACCGACGTGGCGCTTTATGATGGTAGCTGGATGGAATGGGGCAGCGATCCCGACACACCAAAGGAAACCGGCGCCGCATGA
- the metC gene encoding cystathionine beta-lyase — translation MTDSRSGTDTAKHGPGTRLVEAGRRPEWTGAVVNPPVWRGSTHLYENCAALKSARNADGAFFYGRRGAPTQWALADALTSLENRAEGTVLYPSGVAAITAAALTVLRPGDRLLVTDNAYDPSRNMATGLLANFGVEHRFFDPQDLDSYAAILSDSGGSANTAVLLEAPGSLTMEMSDIPALAAIARDRGAISMVDNTWAGPLGFPALERGCDIALMSLTKHVGGHSDLLMGSASARGPLYRKLRMTAQALGHVVSPDDAALALRGLRTMSVRLTRETATALELAYWLQARDEVAHVLYPCLPGDAGHDLWQRDFTGGCGLFSFILKGRDEAARARLIDALELFGIGYSWGGFESLAIPFNPGPIRDGAWPPAGWDAGDKLGVRLSIGLEDAGDLQLDLTRAFAAMDSA, via the coding sequence ATGACTGATAGTCGATCAGGGACTGATACCGCGAAACACGGCCCCGGCACTCGCCTCGTCGAGGCAGGACGCCGTCCCGAATGGACGGGCGCAGTAGTCAACCCGCCGGTCTGGCGCGGCAGCACGCATTTGTACGAAAACTGCGCAGCGCTTAAATCCGCGCGCAATGCCGACGGTGCTTTCTTCTACGGGCGACGAGGCGCGCCGACGCAGTGGGCGCTGGCCGATGCGCTCACCTCGCTGGAAAACAGAGCGGAAGGCACGGTCCTGTATCCCAGCGGTGTGGCCGCGATAACCGCCGCCGCGCTGACCGTGCTGCGTCCGGGCGACCGTCTGCTGGTGACGGACAACGCTTATGATCCCAGCCGAAACATGGCGACAGGATTGCTCGCCAATTTCGGGGTCGAGCACAGGTTCTTCGATCCGCAGGATCTGGACAGCTATGCCGCCATATTGAGCGATTCAGGCGGTAGCGCGAATACGGCGGTGCTGCTGGAGGCTCCCGGCAGTCTGACTATGGAAATGTCCGATATTCCAGCTCTCGCGGCAATTGCCCGTGACCGTGGCGCGATCAGCATGGTCGACAACACGTGGGCCGGGCCGCTGGGGTTTCCGGCACTGGAGCGCGGCTGCGATATCGCACTCATGTCGCTGACGAAGCATGTCGGCGGGCATTCGGATCTGCTGATGGGCAGCGCATCGGCACGGGGGCCGCTTTACCGAAAGCTTCGCATGACCGCGCAGGCGCTTGGCCATGTCGTATCGCCCGACGATGCTGCGCTCGCCTTGCGCGGATTGCGAACGATGAGCGTGCGGCTGACCCGCGAAACCGCCACGGCGCTGGAGCTCGCATATTGGCTGCAGGCCCGCGACGAAGTTGCCCATGTGCTCTACCCCTGCCTGCCCGGCGACGCGGGACACGATCTTTGGCAGCGCGACTTCACCGGCGGCTGCGGGCTGTTCAGTTTCATCCTGAAGGGCCGGGACGAGGCAGCCCGCGCCCGGCTGATCGACGCGCTCGAACTGTTCGGTATCGGCTATAGCTGGGGCGGCTTCGAAAGCCTGGCAATTCCGTTCAATCCGGGCCCAATACGGGACGGCGCATGGCCGCCGGCCGGATGGGACGCAGGCGACAAATTGGGCGTGCGCCTTTCCATCGGGCTGGAGGATGCCGGCGACCTCCAGCTTGACCTGACCCGCGCCTTTGCCGCTATGGATAGCGCATGA
- a CDS encoding mechanosensitive ion channel family protein, producing the protein MTSPASIASPSSPAPTPSPTGEPAEQLRAGDTVTLVPTEQFDEDGNPIEPVIPTPEQEAPVEEPVAASEGIKDAVTNQNETAGGIIETFDAMAFRVGETRISLWDALVVILVIAAVVTFAWLATKAAHWVLKRITRLDIAQRLLAEKLLTMGVWGLAILIGIDLLGIDLTALAFFGGAFGLAIGFGLQKTFGNLIAGIILLMDRSIKPGDVIAIADQAGVSTFGQIRKIGIRAVSLTTRDQKEYLIPNENLMINQVENWSYSSKNVRMQVPVGVSYNCDLHLAEKLMLEAAKSVRRVSKMPPPTIWLDAYGDSSVNFVIHCWITDPEEGIGNVKSEVLKSLWDKFAEAGVEIPFPQRDINLRGNEQFEQLIAAITQRMEERGNTPAQATETKD; encoded by the coding sequence ATGACTTCACCTGCCAGCATTGCTTCTCCGTCCAGCCCGGCCCCTACGCCCTCACCGACAGGCGAACCGGCCGAACAATTGCGTGCAGGCGATACCGTTACCCTCGTACCCACCGAACAGTTCGACGAGGATGGCAATCCGATCGAGCCGGTAATCCCCACACCCGAACAGGAAGCGCCGGTAGAAGAGCCTGTCGCTGCCTCGGAAGGGATCAAAGACGCCGTTACCAACCAGAACGAGACCGCTGGCGGCATAATCGAAACGTTCGACGCCATGGCGTTCAGGGTGGGCGAAACGCGCATTTCCTTGTGGGATGCCCTGGTCGTCATCCTAGTGATTGCCGCCGTCGTCACCTTTGCCTGGCTAGCCACCAAGGCGGCGCATTGGGTGCTTAAACGCATCACACGGCTCGACATCGCGCAGCGTCTGTTGGCCGAAAAGCTTCTTACGATGGGCGTTTGGGGGCTGGCGATCCTGATTGGGATCGACCTGCTCGGAATTGACCTTACCGCTCTCGCGTTTTTCGGCGGTGCGTTCGGCCTGGCCATCGGTTTTGGCTTGCAGAAAACGTTCGGTAACCTCATCGCTGGGATTATCCTGCTGATGGACCGGTCGATCAAGCCGGGCGATGTGATCGCAATTGCCGATCAGGCAGGGGTGTCCACTTTCGGGCAAATCCGGAAGATCGGCATTCGCGCCGTGTCTCTCACTACACGCGATCAGAAGGAATATTTGATCCCGAACGAAAACCTGATGATCAACCAGGTCGAAAACTGGTCCTATTCCAGCAAGAATGTGCGGATGCAGGTGCCGGTTGGCGTGAGCTATAATTGCGACCTGCATCTGGCGGAAAAACTGATGCTGGAAGCCGCCAAGAGCGTCAGACGGGTCAGCAAAATGCCCCCGCCCACGATCTGGCTCGACGCTTATGGCGACAGTAGCGTCAACTTCGTCATCCATTGCTGGATCACCGATCCCGAAGAAGGCATCGGCAACGTGAAAAGCGAAGTGCTTAAAAGCCTGTGGGACAAGTTCGCCGAGGCCGGGGTCGAGATTCCCTTCCCCCAACGCGACATCAATCTTCGCGGCAACGAACAGTTCGAACAATTGATCGCTGCCATTACGCAGCGCATGGAAGAACGCGGCAACACGCCCGCGCAAGCTACCGAAACGAAGGACTGA
- the cobA gene encoding uroporphyrinogen-III C-methyltransferase — protein MPKPGTIHLVGAGPGDADLLTLRAARLIENASLIVHDGLVDRSILQLAHPDARLISVAKKRARHTLPQEDINALLIHEARAGRDVVRLKGGDPFVFGRGGEEMEDAHAAGIRVEVTPGISAANGAAAAAQIALTHRDCASIVSFVAGQCKGLAEQNWAGLAGTGRTLIIYMGVKTAPQIAEKLMADGLAPDMPIAVIENAARPEMRVLRGPLAVLPELVERERIVSPALIVIGEVTARKTPAMVQLAMEAAQ, from the coding sequence ATGCCAAAACCCGGAACCATCCATCTCGTAGGTGCAGGACCCGGCGATGCCGACCTGCTGACATTGCGCGCTGCACGTTTAATCGAAAATGCTTCGCTGATCGTGCATGACGGGCTGGTCGACCGCTCGATCCTGCAGCTCGCGCATCCGGACGCCCGCCTGATCTCGGTCGCGAAGAAACGCGCTCGCCACACCCTGCCGCAGGAAGACATCAACGCCCTGCTTATCCATGAAGCGCGCGCGGGGCGCGATGTCGTTCGGCTGAAAGGCGGCGATCCGTTCGTGTTCGGCCGCGGCGGGGAAGAAATGGAGGATGCCCATGCCGCCGGTATACGTGTGGAGGTGACGCCCGGCATCAGTGCCGCCAATGGCGCGGCAGCAGCGGCGCAAATTGCGCTGACCCACCGCGATTGTGCCAGCATCGTCAGCTTCGTCGCCGGTCAGTGCAAGGGACTGGCGGAGCAGAATTGGGCGGGCCTGGCCGGGACTGGTCGCACGCTCATCATCTACATGGGCGTGAAAACCGCCCCTCAGATCGCGGAAAAGCTGATGGCGGACGGGCTGGCCCCGGATATGCCGATAGCCGTGATCGAGAACGCCGCGCGCCCGGAAATGCGCGTGTTGCGCGGTCCGCTTGCCGTGTTGCCCGAACTCGTCGAGCGGGAACGCATCGTCAGCCCCGCGCTGATCGTAATTGGCGAAGTAACCGCTCGCAAAACCCCGGCGATGGTCCAGTTGGCCATGGAGGCTGCGCAATGA